A part of Micromonospora chersina genomic DNA contains:
- the ppdK gene encoding pyruvate, phosphate dikinase, producing MAAQETVEHKYVYDFAEGNKDLKDLLGGKGANLAEMTNLGLPVPPGFTITTEACKAYLATGREPDGLAAQIEAHLESLEREMGRKLGDPQDPLLVSVRSGAKFSMPGMMETVLNVGLNDRSVVGLSAQAGGNDRFAWDSYRRLIQMFGKTVCEVPGEEFEHALDDAKRAKGTQNDLDLDADDLRGLVDAYKKIFAKHTGREFPQEPREQLDLAIRAVFESWNAERAVVYRRQERIPADLGTAVNVVAMVFGNLGADSGTGVAFTRDPGSGAQGIYGDYLANAQGEDVVAGIRNTVPLQELEQIDKKSYDELLDYMARLEEHYKDLCDIEFTIERGKLWMLQTRVGKRTAAAAFVIAGQLVDEGLIDLDEALHRVNGAQLAQLMFPRFQLDHEFQPVAKGIGASPGAASGKVVFTSARAVELAAEGESVILVRRETNPDDLNGMIAAKGILTSRGGKTSHAAVVARGMGKTCVSGADELDVNVPAKKFTVAGQTVNEGDVVSIDGTTGKVYLGEVPVMPSEVVQYFEGELDPEQSDDALVKAVHRIMTHADEKRRLRVRTNADTGADAARARRFGAEGIGLCRTEHMFLGDRRELVERLILASTDEEREKALAALLPLQREDFIEIFREMDGLPVTVRLIDPPLHEFLPPLEQLAVNVAVAQERGEDVAKEEALLAAVRRMHEENPMLGLRGVRLGLVIPGLFAMQVRAIAEAAVEVTRSGGSACPEIMVPLVGAVQELETVRAEAEKIIAEVVGDSGVEVLIGTMIEVPRAALTAGQIAEAAQFFSFGTNDLTQMGWGFSRDDVEGAFFWRYLELGIFGISPFESIDREGVGRLVRIAAEEGRAARPGLKLGVCGEHGGDPDSVHFFHEVGLDYVSCSPFRVPVARLEAGRAVITTTGSDSR from the coding sequence GTGGCAGCGCAAGAGACGGTCGAGCACAAGTACGTCTACGACTTCGCCGAGGGCAACAAGGACCTCAAGGACCTGCTCGGCGGCAAGGGGGCCAACCTGGCCGAGATGACCAATCTCGGCCTGCCGGTCCCGCCCGGCTTCACGATCACCACCGAGGCCTGCAAGGCGTACCTGGCGACCGGCCGGGAGCCGGACGGGCTGGCCGCCCAGATCGAGGCGCACCTGGAGTCCCTGGAGCGGGAGATGGGCCGCAAGCTCGGCGACCCGCAGGACCCGCTGCTGGTCTCCGTCCGCTCCGGCGCCAAGTTCTCCATGCCCGGCATGATGGAGACCGTCCTCAACGTCGGCCTCAACGACCGCAGCGTCGTCGGGCTGAGCGCCCAGGCCGGGGGCAACGACCGGTTCGCCTGGGACTCCTACCGCCGCCTGATCCAGATGTTCGGCAAGACCGTCTGCGAGGTGCCGGGCGAGGAGTTCGAGCACGCGCTCGACGACGCCAAGCGCGCCAAGGGCACGCAGAACGACCTCGACCTGGACGCCGACGACCTGCGCGGGCTGGTCGACGCGTACAAGAAGATCTTCGCGAAGCACACCGGGCGGGAGTTCCCGCAGGAGCCGCGCGAGCAGCTCGACCTGGCCATCCGCGCGGTCTTCGAGTCGTGGAACGCCGAGCGCGCGGTGGTCTACCGCCGCCAGGAGCGCATCCCGGCCGACCTGGGCACCGCGGTCAACGTGGTGGCCATGGTCTTCGGCAACCTCGGCGCCGACTCCGGCACCGGCGTCGCCTTCACCCGCGACCCGGGCAGCGGGGCGCAGGGTATCTACGGCGACTACCTGGCCAACGCCCAGGGCGAGGACGTGGTGGCCGGCATCCGCAACACGGTGCCGTTGCAGGAGCTGGAGCAGATCGACAAGAAGTCCTACGACGAGCTGCTCGACTACATGGCGCGGCTGGAGGAGCACTACAAGGACCTCTGCGACATCGAGTTCACCATCGAGCGCGGCAAGCTCTGGATGCTCCAGACCCGGGTCGGCAAGCGCACGGCCGCCGCCGCGTTCGTCATCGCCGGGCAGCTCGTCGACGAGGGGCTGATCGACCTGGACGAGGCGCTGCACCGGGTCAACGGCGCGCAGCTCGCCCAGCTCATGTTCCCGCGCTTCCAGCTCGACCACGAGTTCCAGCCGGTGGCCAAGGGCATCGGCGCCTCGCCGGGCGCCGCCTCCGGCAAGGTGGTCTTCACCTCCGCCCGGGCCGTCGAGCTGGCCGCCGAGGGTGAGTCGGTGATCCTGGTCCGCCGGGAGACCAACCCGGACGACCTCAACGGCATGATCGCGGCCAAGGGCATCCTCACCTCGCGCGGCGGCAAGACCAGCCACGCGGCGGTGGTGGCCCGCGGCATGGGCAAGACCTGTGTCTCCGGCGCCGACGAGCTGGACGTCAACGTTCCGGCGAAGAAGTTCACCGTGGCCGGGCAGACCGTGAACGAGGGCGACGTCGTCTCGATCGACGGCACCACCGGCAAGGTCTACCTCGGCGAGGTGCCGGTCATGCCGTCCGAGGTGGTGCAGTACTTCGAGGGCGAGCTGGACCCGGAGCAGTCCGACGACGCGCTGGTCAAGGCCGTACACCGGATCATGACGCACGCCGACGAGAAGCGGCGGCTGCGGGTCCGGACGAACGCCGACACGGGTGCCGACGCGGCCCGGGCGCGGCGGTTCGGGGCCGAGGGCATCGGCCTGTGCCGCACCGAGCACATGTTCCTCGGTGACCGCCGGGAGCTGGTCGAGCGGCTGATCCTCGCGTCCACCGACGAGGAGCGGGAGAAGGCGCTCGCCGCCCTGCTGCCGCTCCAGCGGGAGGACTTCATCGAGATCTTCCGCGAGATGGACGGCCTGCCCGTCACCGTGCGGCTGATCGACCCGCCGCTGCACGAGTTCCTGCCCCCGCTGGAGCAGCTCGCGGTCAACGTGGCGGTCGCGCAGGAGCGCGGCGAGGACGTGGCCAAGGAGGAGGCGCTGCTCGCCGCCGTCCGGCGGATGCACGAGGAGAACCCGATGCTGGGCCTGCGCGGCGTGCGGCTCGGCCTGGTCATCCCCGGCCTGTTCGCCATGCAGGTCCGCGCGATCGCCGAGGCCGCCGTCGAGGTCACCCGGTCCGGCGGGTCGGCCTGCCCGGAGATCATGGTCCCGCTGGTCGGCGCGGTCCAGGAGCTGGAGACGGTACGCGCGGAGGCCGAGAAGATCATCGCCGAGGTGGTCGGGGACAGCGGCGTGGAGGTGCTGATCGGCACCATGATCGAGGTGCCGCGGGCGGCGCTGACCGCCGGGCAGATCGCCGAGGCCGCCCAGTTCTTCTCCTTCGGCACCAACGACCTCACCCAGATGGGCTGGGGCTTCTCCCGCGACGACGTCGAGGGCGCGTTCTTCTGGCGCTACCTGGAGCTGGGCATCTTCGGCATCTCGCCGTTCGAGTCCATCGACCGGGAGGGCGTCGGCCGGCTGGTCCGGATCGCCGCCGAGGAGGGCCGGGCGGCCCGGCCGGGGCTGAAGCTCGGTGTCTGCGGCGAGCACGGCGGCGACCCCGACTCGGTGCACTTCTTCCACGAGGTCGGCCTCGACTACGTCTCCTGCTCGCCGTTCCGCGTGCCGGTCGCCCGGCTGGAGGCCGGCCGCGCGGTGATCACCACCACCGGCTCCGACTCCCGCTGA
- a CDS encoding VOC family protein, translating to MTSVWENLTVDAQDPSRLAHWWAEALGYQVISDKPDEVEIRRTPDTLPGIVFVPVSGPKEGKNRLHIDLRPADLEAEVERLVDMGARHVDIGQGEVEWTVLSDPEGNEFCVLRPRG from the coding sequence ATGACCAGCGTCTGGGAGAACCTGACGGTCGACGCCCAGGACCCGTCCCGGCTCGCCCACTGGTGGGCGGAGGCGCTCGGCTACCAGGTGATCAGCGACAAGCCGGACGAGGTGGAGATCCGCCGCACGCCCGACACGCTGCCCGGCATCGTCTTCGTCCCGGTCAGCGGCCCCAAGGAGGGCAAGAACCGGCTGCACATCGACCTGCGCCCGGCCGACCTGGAGGCGGAGGTGGAGCGCCTGGTCGACATGGGCGCCCGGCACGTCGACATCGGGCAGGGCGAGGTGGAGTGGACCGTGCTGTCCGACCCGGAGGGCAACGAGTTCTGCGTCCTGCGGCCGCGGGGATGA
- a CDS encoding deoxyguanosinetriphosphate triphosphohydrolase, translated as MTAGSGADDAARLVTEAPKDTGYGRSPYERDRARVLHSAAFRRLAAKTQVHTAGTDDFLRTRLTHSLEVAQIAREMGARLGCDPDVVDTAGLAHDLGHPPFGHNGEEALDALAAGCGGFEGNAQTLRVLTRLEAKVLAPDGRSAGLNLTRASLDAVGKYPWERRPGRRKFGVYADDRPVFAWLREGAPPGDRRCLEAQVMDWADDVAYSVHDVEDGIHGGYVSLRPLLEDADERRALCADVAAAYSGEAPEDLGEVLAELLADPVLAPLAAYDGSHRALAALKTTTSVLTGRFVSSVVAATEERHGPGPHRRYAADLVVPRRIRAQCALLKGIALRYVMRRPGAGPRYAQQQEILADLVAALLDRAPEALDPVFAPLWRAAPDDAARLRVVVDQVASLTDPAALAWHGRLAAGR; from the coding sequence TTGACCGCCGGTTCCGGCGCTGACGACGCGGCGCGCCTCGTCACCGAGGCGCCCAAGGACACCGGGTACGGGCGGTCGCCGTACGAGCGGGACCGGGCCCGGGTGCTGCACTCGGCGGCGTTCCGGCGGCTCGCCGCGAAGACCCAGGTGCACACCGCCGGCACCGACGACTTCCTGCGTACCCGGCTGACCCACTCGCTGGAGGTCGCGCAGATCGCCCGCGAGATGGGCGCCCGACTGGGCTGCGACCCGGACGTGGTGGACACCGCGGGGCTGGCGCACGACCTCGGCCACCCGCCCTTCGGGCACAACGGCGAGGAGGCCCTGGACGCGCTCGCCGCGGGCTGCGGCGGCTTCGAGGGCAACGCGCAGACGCTGCGGGTGCTCACCCGGCTGGAGGCCAAGGTGCTGGCCCCGGACGGCCGCTCCGCCGGGCTGAACCTGACCCGGGCCTCGCTCGACGCGGTCGGCAAGTACCCGTGGGAGCGCCGGCCCGGCCGGCGGAAGTTCGGGGTGTACGCCGACGACCGCCCGGTCTTCGCCTGGCTGCGCGAGGGCGCCCCGCCGGGGGACCGGCGCTGCCTGGAGGCGCAGGTGATGGACTGGGCCGACGACGTGGCGTACTCGGTGCACGACGTCGAGGACGGCATCCACGGCGGCTACGTGAGCCTGCGCCCGCTGCTGGAGGACGCCGACGAACGGCGGGCGCTGTGCGCCGACGTGGCGGCCGCGTACTCCGGGGAGGCCCCCGAGGACCTGGGTGAGGTGCTTGCCGAACTGCTCGCCGACCCGGTGCTCGCCCCGCTCGCCGCGTACGACGGCAGCCACCGGGCCCTCGCGGCGCTGAAGACCACCACGAGCGTGCTCACCGGCCGCTTCGTGTCGAGCGTGGTGGCCGCCACCGAGGAGCGGCACGGCCCCGGCCCGCACCGCCGGTACGCCGCCGACCTCGTGGTGCCGCGCCGGATCCGGGCCCAGTGCGCGCTGCTCAAGGGCATCGCCCTGCGCTACGTGATGCGCCGCCCCGGCGCCGGCCCCCGGTACGCGCAGCAGCAGGAGATCCTCGCCGACCTGGTCGCCGCCCTGCTCGACCGGGCCCCGGAGGCCCTCGACCCGGTGTTCGCGCCGCTGTGGCGGGCCGCCCCGGACGACGCGGCCCGGCTGCGCGTGGTGGTCGACCAGGTGGCCTCGCTCACCGACCCGGCCGCCCTGGCCTGGCACGGCCGCCTGGCGGCGGGCCGCTGA
- a CDS encoding siderophore-interacting protein: MTEQRPKKLTAATVVRTERPTPHLIRLVLGGAELTGLPVGAYTDHYVKFVFPPAGVRYPHPTDLATIKREFPAQQWPRLRAYTVRAWDAAAGELTVDVVHHGDEGLAGPWAAGLRPGDEVLFTGPGGAYAPDPTADWHLLAGDESALPAIAAALERLPAGAPAKVYVEVDGPADELPLASAGAVELRWLHRAGRPVGEPLVEALRALEFPAGRVHAFVHGEATAVKELRRLLRVERGVPRGDLSISGYWRRGMDDEGWRSTKAAWNAQVEAEESAVAAA, translated from the coding sequence ATGACGGAGCAGCGCCCCAAGAAGCTCACCGCCGCCACGGTCGTGCGGACCGAGCGGCCCACCCCGCACCTGATCCGGCTCGTGCTCGGCGGTGCGGAGCTGACCGGCCTGCCGGTGGGCGCCTACACCGACCACTACGTGAAGTTCGTCTTCCCGCCGGCCGGGGTGCGCTACCCGCACCCGACCGACCTGGCCACGATCAAGCGCGAGTTCCCGGCGCAGCAGTGGCCGCGGCTGCGGGCGTACACGGTGCGGGCCTGGGACGCGGCGGCGGGCGAGCTGACCGTGGACGTGGTGCACCACGGCGACGAGGGGCTGGCCGGGCCGTGGGCGGCCGGGCTGCGTCCCGGCGACGAGGTGCTGTTCACCGGCCCCGGCGGGGCGTACGCCCCGGACCCGACGGCCGACTGGCACCTGCTGGCCGGGGACGAGAGCGCGCTGCCGGCGATCGCCGCCGCGCTGGAGCGGCTGCCCGCAGGGGCGCCCGCCAAGGTGTACGTCGAGGTGGACGGCCCCGCCGACGAGCTGCCGCTGGCCAGCGCGGGCGCGGTCGAGCTGCGCTGGCTGCACCGCGCCGGCCGCCCGGTGGGCGAGCCGCTGGTCGAGGCGCTGCGGGCCCTGGAGTTCCCGGCCGGCCGGGTGCACGCCTTCGTGCACGGCGAGGCCACCGCGGTGAAGGAGCTGCGCCGGCTGCTGCGGGTCGAGCGCGGTGTGCCGCGGGGCGACCTGTCCATCTCGGGTTACTGGCGGCGGGGCATGGACGACGAGGGCTGGCGTTCCACCAAGGCGGCCTGGAACGCGCAGGTCGAGGCCGAGGAGTCGGCGGTCGCCGCCGCCTGA
- a CDS encoding acyltransferase family protein, protein MSGTSRARIPYQPALDGVRALAVAAVLAFHGGVAALPGGFLGVDAFFVLSGFLITSLLLAEHQHTGRIDLVAFWGRRVRRLLPALLLVLLVVVLVSRKLMPGTELGALRWDALAALGYVANWRMANRGGDYFAATGSPSPLQHTWSLGIEEQFYLLWPLLLIALLAWAARRGAVPPGRRLGVALPLVLLGAAGSALAAAALFTPGTVDRVYYGTDTRAVALLVGAALAVPLARRDAAVTGRPARHPVLGALALAGAALTGWCWATADGGDAWLYRGGLTAAALAVAAVIAHAVVSPASPTARLLALAPLVWLGRISYGVYLWHWPLFQWLTAERTGLTGLALLAARCAVTLAAAGGSYLLVERPIRRVRRLPRPAPALAGTAVAGVAAVAVLGTVPPAPPPKPAIALDAAPPTAGAAAGSPTPVPPARRPGRRPGPPRIAFLGDSVSWSLGTYLPEQDKFTVSVRAVQGCGIARLPEVRYIGEPHPNYPGCEHWDARWQRGVRADDPDVAVILLDRWELMDRKLDGRWQHVGEPAFDRYLAGELDRAVGIAAGRGAHVTLLTAPYTRRAERPDGGLWPEDDPARVDAWNRLLRAAAERHHATVLDLNRRACPEGRFAWEAGGVRVRSDGLHFTPEGVQRWIAPWLLPELYRLAVRGA, encoded by the coding sequence ATGTCGGGTACGAGCAGGGCCAGGATCCCCTACCAGCCGGCCCTGGACGGGGTCCGCGCGCTCGCGGTCGCGGCCGTCCTCGCGTTCCACGGCGGGGTGGCCGCCCTCCCGGGCGGTTTCCTCGGGGTGGACGCGTTCTTCGTGCTGTCCGGGTTCCTCATCACGTCGCTGCTACTGGCCGAGCACCAGCACACCGGCCGCATCGACCTCGTCGCGTTCTGGGGCCGGCGGGTACGCCGGCTGCTTCCCGCACTGCTGCTGGTGCTCCTCGTCGTGGTGCTGGTCTCCCGGAAGCTGATGCCCGGCACCGAACTCGGCGCGCTGCGCTGGGACGCGCTCGCCGCGCTCGGGTACGTCGCCAACTGGCGGATGGCGAACCGGGGCGGGGACTACTTCGCCGCCACCGGCAGCCCGTCGCCGCTGCAGCACACCTGGTCGCTCGGCATCGAGGAGCAGTTCTACCTGCTCTGGCCACTGCTGCTGATCGCGCTGCTGGCCTGGGCGGCCCGGCGGGGAGCCGTCCCGCCCGGCCGCCGGCTCGGCGTCGCGCTCCCGCTCGTCCTGCTGGGCGCGGCCGGGTCGGCGCTCGCCGCCGCGGCGCTGTTCACCCCGGGCACCGTGGACCGCGTCTACTACGGCACCGACACACGGGCCGTCGCCCTCCTGGTCGGCGCGGCGCTCGCCGTGCCGCTGGCCCGGCGGGACGCGGCGGTGACCGGCCGACCGGCACGCCACCCGGTCCTCGGGGCGCTGGCGCTGGCCGGGGCCGCCCTCACCGGCTGGTGCTGGGCCACCGCCGACGGCGGCGACGCCTGGCTCTACCGGGGCGGCCTCACCGCGGCCGCCCTCGCCGTGGCGGCGGTCATCGCCCACGCGGTGGTGAGCCCCGCCTCCCCGACCGCGCGGCTGCTCGCCCTGGCGCCGCTCGTCTGGCTCGGGCGGATCTCCTACGGCGTCTACCTCTGGCACTGGCCGCTGTTCCAGTGGCTCACCGCCGAGCGGACCGGGCTGACCGGGTTGGCCCTGCTCGCCGCCCGGTGCGCGGTGACGCTGGCCGCGGCCGGCGGGTCGTACCTGCTGGTGGAGCGTCCGATCCGGCGGGTCCGGCGGCTGCCCCGGCCGGCGCCCGCGCTGGCCGGCACGGCGGTGGCCGGCGTGGCCGCGGTCGCGGTGCTCGGCACCGTGCCACCCGCCCCGCCGCCGAAGCCGGCGATCGCCCTCGACGCCGCGCCCCCGACCGCCGGGGCCGCCGCCGGCTCCCCCACCCCGGTGCCCCCGGCACGCCGCCCGGGGCGGCGGCCCGGGCCGCCCCGGATCGCCTTCCTCGGCGACTCCGTCTCGTGGTCGCTCGGCACCTACCTGCCCGAGCAGGACAAGTTCACCGTCAGCGTGCGGGCCGTGCAGGGCTGCGGCATCGCCCGGCTCCCCGAGGTGCGCTACATCGGGGAGCCGCACCCGAACTACCCCGGCTGCGAGCACTGGGACGCCCGCTGGCAGCGGGGCGTACGCGCCGACGACCCGGACGTGGCGGTCATCCTGCTCGACCGCTGGGAGCTGATGGACCGCAAGCTCGACGGGCGCTGGCAGCACGTCGGCGAGCCGGCGTTCGACAGGTACCTCGCCGGCGAACTGGACCGGGCCGTCGGCATCGCGGCCGGCCGGGGCGCGCACGTGACCCTGCTGACCGCGCCGTACACCCGGCGCGCGGAACGGCCCGACGGCGGCCTCTGGCCGGAGGACGACCCGGCCCGGGTGGACGCGTGGAACCGGCTGCTGCGCGCGGCGGCCGAACGGCACCACGCCACAGTGCTCGACCTCAACCGGCGGGCCTGCCCGGAGGGGCGGTTCGCCTGGGAGGCGGGCGGGGTCCGGGTGCGCAGCGACGGGCTCCACTTCACACCCGAGGGCGTGCAGCGGTGGATCGCCCCGTGGCTGCTCCCCGAGCTCTACCGGCTCGCGGTGCGGGGGGCGTGA
- a CDS encoding ABC transporter ATP-binding protein, translating to MTAVELPGAATAPHPPDEDLVLDVRDLRMRYGTVDVLHGVDLTARRGEVLALLGPNGAGKTTTIEILEGFRLRSAGSVRVLGVDPGRGDERWRARIGVVLQSWRDHGKWRVRDLLAHLGDFYAPYATDRIPRPWPTGDLLETVGLTAHAGKRVHQLSGGQRRRLDVAVGIVGRPELLFLDEPTVGFDPAARREFHELVHRLADLDETTILLTTHDLDEAEKLADRILILAGGRIIADGSPDELSRRVAGDAEIRWTRDGERFVHATADATGFLRDLLREHGDRVQELEVRRASLEDAYITLVHEEESGQRAGRAARVWQQGSER from the coding sequence ATGACTGCGGTCGAACTGCCGGGCGCCGCCACGGCTCCCCACCCACCCGACGAGGACCTGGTCCTCGACGTACGCGACCTGCGCATGCGGTACGGCACCGTCGACGTGCTGCACGGGGTCGACCTCACCGCCCGGCGCGGCGAGGTGCTCGCCCTGCTCGGCCCCAACGGCGCCGGCAAGACCACCACCATCGAGATCCTGGAGGGCTTCCGGCTGCGCTCGGCCGGGTCGGTCCGGGTTCTCGGCGTCGACCCGGGCCGGGGCGACGAGCGCTGGCGCGCCCGGATCGGCGTGGTGCTCCAGTCCTGGCGCGACCACGGCAAGTGGCGGGTCCGGGACCTGCTGGCCCACCTCGGCGACTTCTACGCGCCGTACGCCACAGACCGGATTCCCCGGCCCTGGCCGACCGGCGACCTGCTGGAGACGGTGGGCCTCACCGCGCACGCCGGCAAGCGGGTGCACCAGCTCTCCGGCGGCCAGCGCCGCCGGCTCGACGTGGCCGTCGGCATCGTGGGCCGCCCGGAGCTGCTCTTCCTGGACGAGCCGACGGTCGGCTTCGACCCGGCCGCCCGGCGCGAGTTCCACGAGCTGGTGCACCGCCTGGCCGACCTGGACGAGACCACCATCCTGCTCACCACGCACGACCTGGACGAGGCGGAGAAGCTGGCCGACCGAATCCTCATCCTGGCCGGCGGCCGGATCATCGCCGACGGGTCGCCCGACGAGCTGTCCCGCCGCGTCGCCGGCGACGCGGAGATCCGCTGGACCCGCGACGGCGAGCGCTTCGTGCACGCCACGGCCGACGCGACCGGCTTCCTGCGCGACCTGCTCCGCGAGCACGGCGACCGGGTGCAGGAGCTGGAGGTCCGCCGGGCCAGCCTGGAGGACGCCTACATCACGCTGGTCCACGAGGAGGAGTCCGGGCAGCGGGCCGGCCGGGCCGCCCGGGTCTGGCAGCAGGGGAGCGAGCGATGA
- a CDS encoding ABC transporter permease → MNPTVTAVRAGVRRGVIELRNTFTNAQDLWNYFFPTAVLLVAMFFMRGSTVPGTDFSLGARALPSTIGMGLIFGGLLGLSQQLIVDREDGTLLRAKATPNGMLGYLIGKIVLISAVSLIGVVLQLTPGLFFLDGIRLGDPGAWLTLAWVVPLGLVATLPLGAVVGSLIENPRNMGLVVLPIFGLIALSGIFYPINGLPGWLQGVAQVFPVYWLGLGMRSALLPADLAAVELGGSWRHLETLGVLGAWAVLGLVLAPVVLRRMARRESGSRVAARRERAMQRVG, encoded by the coding sequence ATGAACCCGACAGTGACGGCCGTCCGGGCCGGCGTCCGGCGCGGCGTGATCGAGCTGCGCAACACCTTCACCAACGCGCAGGACCTCTGGAACTACTTCTTCCCGACCGCGGTCCTGCTGGTCGCCATGTTCTTCATGCGCGGCTCCACGGTGCCCGGCACCGACTTCTCCCTCGGCGCCCGGGCGCTGCCCAGCACCATCGGCATGGGCCTGATCTTCGGCGGGCTGCTCGGCCTCTCCCAGCAGCTCATCGTCGACCGGGAGGACGGCACCCTGCTGCGGGCCAAGGCGACGCCCAACGGGATGCTCGGCTACCTCATCGGCAAGATCGTGCTGATCTCGGCGGTGTCGCTGATCGGAGTGGTGCTCCAGCTCACGCCGGGCCTGTTCTTCCTCGACGGGATCCGGCTCGGCGACCCCGGCGCCTGGCTCACCCTGGCCTGGGTGGTGCCGCTCGGGCTGGTGGCGACGCTCCCGCTGGGCGCCGTGGTCGGCTCGCTGATCGAGAATCCCCGGAACATGGGCCTCGTGGTGCTGCCGATCTTCGGCCTCATCGCGCTCTCCGGCATCTTCTACCCGATCAACGGCCTGCCCGGCTGGCTCCAGGGCGTCGCCCAGGTCTTCCCGGTCTACTGGCTAGGGTTGGGCATGCGCTCGGCGCTGCTCCCGGCCGACCTGGCGGCGGTCGAGCTCGGCGGCTCCTGGCGCCACCTGGAGACCCTCGGCGTGCTCGGGGCGTGGGCGGTGCTCGGGCTGGTGCTGGCCCCGGTGGTGCTGCGCCGGATGGCCCGGCGGGAGTCCGGCTCGCGGGTGGCGGCCCGGCGGGAACGGGCCATGCAGCGGGTCGGATGA
- a CDS encoding helix-turn-helix transcriptional regulator, with product MSETVHNRIAVLRAERGISRRQLADALGVHYQTVGYLERGEFRPSLHLALRIAAYFEVPVEVVFSIEPFPRIGDATTGAGRSA from the coding sequence ATGAGCGAGACCGTGCACAACCGGATCGCGGTGCTGCGCGCCGAACGGGGGATCTCCCGGCGGCAGCTCGCCGACGCGCTGGGCGTGCACTACCAGACGGTCGGCTACCTGGAACGGGGCGAGTTCCGGCCCAGCCTGCACCTGGCGCTGCGGATCGCCGCGTACTTCGAGGTGCCGGTCGAGGTGGTCTTCTCCATCGAGCCGTTCCCCCGGATCGGGGACGCCACCACCGGGGCCGGCCGCTCGGCGTGA